A stretch of Methylogaea oryzae DNA encodes these proteins:
- the hypE gene encoding hydrogenase expression/formation protein HypE codes for MSQSDKTFSAACPLPIGQYPHAVMAHGGGGRLMQQLLELLVRPALDNPWLEQRHDSAVLDCGGTRLAFTTDAYVVKPLQFPGGDIGKLAACGTLNDLAMSGAKPLFLSAALVIEEGFPFDTLRTVLDSLNAAVKAAGAAVVTGDTKVVENGKGDGLYITTSGIGLVEHGLSIGPAAIRPGDAVLVSGDIGRHGVAILSARESLGFATTVESDCADLSGLVGELIAAGIEIRCLRDLTRGGLASAVLELARDAKLDMELIEGAVPVCEEVRAACEILGYDPLYVANEGRMVLFVPQEQAEATLGLLRGHPLGRDAARIGSVIQAGAGRVSLRNAYGGQRILDLLSGEQLPRIC; via the coding sequence ATGAGCCAATCCGACAAAACCTTCTCCGCTGCCTGCCCGCTGCCCATCGGCCAATACCCCCACGCCGTAATGGCCCACGGCGGCGGCGGGCGCTTGATGCAGCAATTGCTGGAACTACTGGTGCGGCCGGCCCTGGACAACCCCTGGCTGGAACAGCGCCACGACAGCGCCGTGCTGGACTGCGGCGGCACCCGGCTGGCTTTCACCACCGACGCCTACGTGGTGAAGCCCTTGCAGTTTCCCGGCGGCGACATCGGCAAGCTGGCCGCCTGCGGCACGTTGAACGACCTGGCCATGAGCGGCGCCAAGCCCCTGTTCCTCAGCGCCGCCCTGGTGATCGAAGAAGGTTTTCCCTTCGACACCTTGCGCACGGTGCTGGACAGCCTCAACGCCGCCGTCAAGGCGGCCGGCGCCGCCGTGGTTACCGGCGACACCAAGGTGGTGGAAAACGGCAAGGGCGACGGCCTGTACATCACCACCAGCGGCATCGGCCTGGTCGAACACGGCTTGAGCATCGGCCCCGCCGCCATCCGTCCCGGCGATGCGGTGCTGGTGAGCGGCGACATCGGCCGCCACGGCGTCGCCATCCTGTCGGCGCGGGAGAGCTTGGGATTCGCCACCACCGTGGAAAGCGACTGCGCCGACTTGTCGGGCCTGGTGGGCGAGCTGATCGCCGCCGGCATCGAGATCCGCTGCCTGCGGGATCTTACCCGCGGCGGCCTGGCTTCCGCCGTGCTGGAGCTGGCCCGCGACGCCAAGCTGGACATGGAACTGATAGAGGGCGCGGTGCCGGTATGCGAGGAAGTGCGCGCCGCCTGCGAAATCCTCGGCTACGACCCCCTCTACGTCGCCAACGAAGGCCGCATGGTGCTGTTCGTGCCGCAGGAACAAGCCGAAGCGACCCTCGGCCTGCTGCGCGGCCATCCTTTGGGTAGGGACGCCGCCCGCATCGGCAGCGTGATCCAGGCCGGCGCCGGCCGGGTTTCCCTGCGCAACGCCTACGGCGGCCAGCGCATCCTCGACCTGCTCAGCGGCGAACAGCTGCCGCGCATTTGCTGA
- the hypD gene encoding hydrogenase formation protein HypD codes for MKYVSEYRDAATVQTLAQRIAAAVTRPWVLMEVCGGQTHAIVKHGLDRLLPASLELIHGPGCPVCVTPQGVIDQALEIAAEKDVIFCSFGDMLRVPGSRTDLLAVKAQGGDVRMVYSPLDALELARIHPHQQVVFFSVGFETTAPTTAMAVRQAEAEGIDNFSLLVSHVRVPPALEALLAAPDNRVQGFLAAGHVCAVMGYWEYEPITAAHNVPIVVTGFEPVDVLRGVLGCVEQLEQGRGEVENCYGRAVKRDGNAVAQQLLGQIFEPVDMAWRGMGVIPAGGMALRGDYRRFDAAERFRLGAAPADEAGQCRSGDVLTGRIKPHQCPAFGKDCTPEHPLGATMVSSEGACAAYFRYRRDAA; via the coding sequence ATGAAATACGTCAGCGAATACCGCGACGCCGCCACCGTCCAAACCCTGGCGCAGCGCATCGCCGCCGCCGTCACCCGGCCCTGGGTGCTGATGGAAGTGTGCGGCGGCCAGACCCACGCCATCGTCAAGCACGGCCTGGATCGGCTGCTGCCGGCCAGCCTGGAGCTGATCCACGGCCCCGGCTGCCCGGTGTGCGTCACGCCCCAGGGCGTCATCGACCAGGCGTTGGAAATCGCCGCCGAAAAGGACGTGATTTTCTGCTCCTTCGGCGACATGCTGCGGGTGCCCGGCAGCCGCACCGACCTGTTGGCGGTGAAAGCCCAAGGCGGCGACGTGCGCATGGTGTACTCGCCCCTGGACGCCCTGGAACTGGCGCGAATCCACCCCCACCAGCAGGTGGTGTTTTTCTCGGTGGGCTTCGAAACCACCGCGCCCACCACCGCCATGGCGGTGCGCCAGGCGGAAGCGGAAGGCATCGACAACTTTTCCCTGCTGGTGTCCCACGTGCGGGTGCCGCCGGCCTTGGAAGCGCTGCTGGCGGCGCCCGACAACCGGGTGCAGGGCTTCCTCGCCGCCGGCCACGTCTGCGCCGTCATGGGTTATTGGGAATACGAGCCCATCACCGCCGCCCATAACGTCCCCATCGTCGTCACCGGCTTCGAGCCGGTGGACGTGCTGCGCGGCGTGCTGGGCTGCGTGGAGCAACTGGAACAGGGACGCGGCGAAGTGGAAAACTGCTACGGCCGCGCCGTGAAGCGCGACGGCAACGCCGTGGCCCAACAGCTGTTGGGGCAAATCTTCGAACCGGTGGACATGGCCTGGCGCGGCATGGGCGTGATTCCCGCCGGCGGCATGGCCCTGCGCGGCGACTACCGCCGTTTCGACGCCGCCGAGCGCTTCCGTCTGGGCGCAGCACCGGCGGACGAGGCCGGACAATGCCGCAGCGGCGACGTGCTGACCGGCCGCATCAAGCCCCACCAGTGCCCGGCTTTCGGCAAGGACTGCACGCCGGAGCATCCCCTGGGCGCCACCATGGTGTCCTCCGAAGGCGCTTGCGCCGCTTATTTCCGTTATCGCCGAGACGCCGCCTGA
- a CDS encoding HypC/HybG/HupF family hydrogenase formation chaperone, with amino-acid sequence MCLALPGQILSIDSADDPLQRKGRISFDGVVKEANLAYVPEAQVNDYVIVHAGFAISRLDEDEAAASLREFAALAAMQASAEQT; translated from the coding sequence ATGTGCCTAGCCTTACCCGGACAAATCCTCAGCATCGACTCGGCCGACGACCCTTTGCAGCGCAAAGGCCGCATCAGCTTCGACGGGGTGGTGAAGGAAGCCAACCTGGCCTATGTGCCGGAAGCCCAAGTCAACGACTATGTCATCGTCCACGCCGGTTTCGCCATCAGCCGTTTGGACGAAGACGAAGCGGCGGCCAGTTTGCGGGAATTCGCCGCGTTGGCGGCGATGCAGGCAAGCGCAGAACAGACATGA
- a CDS encoding carbamoyltransferase HypF translates to MSTSPIQRQRLSLRGQVQGVGMRPFVCRLAQELDLAGWVSNTPEGVVIEAEGNEAALARFARRLTDEAPPPARIDECSAMPLAATGQESDFRVVPSRNDGAPEPCVPPDLAPCADCLRELSDPADRRYRYPFLSCTACGPRYSIVRSLPFDRERTAMAGFALCPDCRREYENPADRRFHAQTTCCPACGPQLALWDSQGISLAEGDGALRLAVERLRQGAIVALKGVGGFQLLADAGNSAAVEQLRTRKHRPAKPFALLADRTMAERLCRVSEEEIALLLEPAAPIVLLRRRKEEIVGTTHSGPLSLRERARVRGAQRGTFISAQTHDLDLPHPNPLPEGEGARREIAPQVAPDLPWLGLMLPASPLHHLLLADFGGPLVATSGNRGGEPICVDENEALARLAGIADLFLVHDRSVLRPLDDSVLRIAADRPLTLRRARGYVPAPVPLAEPLPPLLAVGGHLKNTVALGLGRRALLSQHLGDLDDVLTEQQCGAALQELPRLFGGNPRRLAVDAHPDYASRRLAEAMGLPLLAVPHHLAHAMACAAEHGLEPPFLALAWDGIGLGEDGGLWGGEFLRIDEQGHRRIASFVPLRLPGGEKAVKEPRRTALAAVYDSARLPGANAAEEGHPGLHGVPAGLRAAFSDTELAALLAMLEKNLNTPPCSSVGRLFDAVSALLGLCPVNQFEGQAAMRLEAAAGAFVWNTAADYPAPSATIPLVRDDTGLPRCDWRPWLRNLLRHPAVDDADRAALAYSFHAALADAAPAAARLAALPTVVLCGGCFQNRLLLELCVERLRHAGFDVYWPQRIPPNDGGLALGQLWAARRQAPA, encoded by the coding sequence GTGTCCACGTCCCCCATCCAACGCCAACGCCTGTCGCTGCGCGGCCAAGTGCAAGGCGTGGGCATGCGGCCTTTTGTGTGCCGCTTGGCGCAGGAGCTGGACCTTGCGGGCTGGGTGAGCAACACCCCGGAAGGCGTGGTGATCGAAGCCGAAGGCAACGAAGCTGCCCTCGCCCGCTTCGCCCGGCGGCTGACCGACGAAGCGCCGCCACCGGCGCGCATCGACGAATGTTCCGCCATGCCACTGGCTGCCACCGGCCAGGAGTCGGATTTCCGCGTTGTGCCCAGCCGCAACGACGGCGCGCCGGAACCCTGCGTACCGCCGGACCTGGCCCCCTGTGCCGATTGCCTGCGGGAACTGTCCGACCCCGCCGACCGCCGCTACCGCTACCCCTTTCTCAGCTGCACCGCCTGCGGGCCGCGCTACAGCATCGTCCGCAGCCTGCCGTTCGACCGGGAACGCACCGCCATGGCGGGCTTCGCCCTCTGCCCGGATTGCCGCCGGGAATACGAAAACCCGGCCGACCGCCGCTTCCACGCCCAAACCACCTGCTGCCCGGCCTGCGGACCGCAGCTCGCGCTGTGGGATAGCCAAGGGATTAGCTTGGCCGAAGGCGATGGGGCCTTGCGCTTGGCGGTGGAGCGGCTGCGGCAGGGCGCCATCGTCGCGTTGAAAGGGGTGGGCGGCTTCCAGCTATTGGCGGACGCCGGCAATTCGGCGGCGGTGGAGCAGCTGCGGACACGCAAGCACCGCCCCGCCAAGCCTTTCGCCCTGCTGGCGGATAGGACGATGGCCGAGCGGCTGTGCCGGGTCTCCGAAGAAGAGATAGCGCTGCTGCTGGAGCCGGCGGCGCCCATCGTGCTGCTGCGGCGGCGAAAAGAGGAAATTGTCGGCACAACCCATTCCGGTCCCCTCTCCCTGCGGGAGAGGGCTAGGGTGAGGGGTGCTCAACGCGGCACATTTATTTCGGCTCAGACCCATGATTTGGACCTCCCTCACCCCAACCCTCTCCCAGAGGGAGAGGGAGCCCGAAGGGAGATTGCGCCGCAAGTCGCCCCCGACCTCCCCTGGCTGGGCCTCATGCTGCCCGCCTCGCCCCTGCACCATTTGCTGCTGGCCGATTTCGGCGGCCCACTGGTCGCCACCAGCGGCAACCGCGGCGGCGAGCCCATTTGCGTGGACGAGAACGAAGCCTTGGCGCGGCTGGCCGGCATCGCCGACCTGTTCCTGGTGCACGACAGGTCGGTGCTGCGCCCCCTGGACGATTCCGTGCTGCGCATCGCGGCGGACCGGCCACTGACCTTGCGCCGGGCGCGCGGCTACGTCCCGGCGCCGGTGCCGCTGGCCGAGCCGCTGCCGCCGCTGCTGGCGGTCGGCGGCCATCTGAAAAACACCGTGGCCTTGGGGCTGGGGCGGCGGGCGTTGCTCAGCCAGCACTTGGGCGATCTGGACGACGTTCTCACCGAACAGCAGTGCGGCGCCGCACTGCAAGAGCTGCCCCGCTTGTTCGGCGGGAACCCCCGCCGCCTGGCGGTGGACGCCCACCCCGATTACGCCAGCCGCCGTTTGGCGGAAGCCATGGGCCTGCCGCTGCTGGCGGTGCCCCACCACCTCGCCCATGCCATGGCCTGCGCCGCCGAACACGGCCTTGAGCCGCCTTTTCTGGCGCTGGCCTGGGACGGCATCGGCCTGGGCGAAGACGGCGGCCTTTGGGGCGGCGAGTTCCTGCGCATCGACGAACAAGGCCACCGGCGCATCGCCAGCTTCGTGCCCCTGCGCCTGCCCGGCGGCGAAAAAGCCGTTAAGGAGCCGCGCCGAACGGCATTGGCGGCGGTGTACGATAGCGCGCGCTTACCGGGCGCGAATGCCGCCGAGGAAGGCCATCCCGGATTGCACGGCGTTCCAGCCGGGCTACGGGCGGCGTTTAGCGACACGGAGTTGGCGGCGCTGCTGGCCATGTTGGAGAAAAACCTCAATACACCGCCCTGCTCCAGCGTCGGCCGGCTGTTCGACGCCGTGTCCGCGCTACTGGGCTTGTGCCCGGTGAACCAATTCGAAGGCCAGGCCGCCATGCGGCTGGAAGCCGCGGCCGGCGCGTTCGTATGGAACACTGCGGCGGACTATCCGGCACCGTCCGCAACCATCCCCCTGGTCCGAGACGACACCGGCCTGCCCCGCTGCGACTGGCGGCCCTGGCTGCGCAATCTGCTGCGACACCCGGCGGTAGACGATGCCGACCGCGCCGCCTTGGCCTATTCTTTCCACGCCGCCCTGGCCGACGCTGCGCCGGCGGCGGCGCGCCTGGCGGCGCTTCCCACCGTGGTGCTGTGCGGCGGCTGTTTCCAGAACCGCCTGCTGCTGGAATTATGCGTGGAACGCTTGCGGCACGCCGGTTTCGACGTATATTGGCCGCAACGGATACCGCCCAACGACGGCGGCCTGGCCTTGGGCCAGCTATGGGCCGCCCGCCGGCAAGCGCCGGCCTGA
- a CDS encoding chalcone isomerase family protein: MAKTALCLALGLWMAASAALSAPLPPLRDNGHGTRRIMLFDVYEITLRTTRPLHDAADVLADSAPQEVRLHMLRDAPAERFIAAIAHGVKENHGDTAEALAALERFYAALRAAGGPPQGSTARILWDGAATSVLLDEQPLISAPGPALRNALLLVWLGDNPVDAELKHQLLGQP; encoded by the coding sequence ATGGCGAAAACGGCGTTGTGCCTCGCCCTTGGCCTTTGGATGGCGGCTTCCGCCGCCCTGTCGGCCCCGTTGCCGCCCCTGCGGGACAACGGACACGGCACCCGCCGCATCATGTTGTTCGACGTGTACGAAATCACCCTGCGCACCACCCGCCCCTTGCACGACGCGGCGGACGTGCTGGCCGACAGCGCGCCCCAGGAAGTGCGGTTGCACATGCTGCGGGACGCGCCGGCCGAACGCTTTATCGCTGCCATCGCCCATGGCGTCAAAGAAAACCACGGCGACACGGCGGAAGCGCTTGCAGCGCTGGAGCGCTTCTACGCTGCCCTGCGTGCGGCCGGCGGCCCCCCTCAGGGCAGCACCGCGCGCATCCTCTGGGACGGCGCCGCCACCTCGGTGCTGCTCGACGAGCAGCCGCTGATTTCCGCTCCCGGCCCGGCCCTGCGCAACGCCCTGCTGCTGGTGTGGCTGGGCGACAATCCGGTGGACGCCGAACTCAAACACCAACTGTTGGGCCAACCGTAA
- a CDS encoding DUF6156 family protein, with amino-acid sequence MNEQPAGACRYFVTYTGVKLPFKLVNPLEPGEVENRNTYFRGYFDGDGRLTALQSVIYGEVELEHRYQYHGDGTLRQAEITDADGETNLLRFDDTGTPLGA; translated from the coding sequence ATGAACGAACAACCCGCTGGCGCATGCCGCTACTTCGTCACTTACACCGGCGTGAAACTGCCTTTCAAGCTGGTCAACCCGCTGGAACCGGGCGAGGTGGAAAACCGCAATACCTACTTCCGCGGCTATTTCGACGGGGACGGCCGGCTCACCGCCTTGCAGAGCGTCATCTACGGCGAAGTGGAGTTGGAGCACCGCTACCAGTACCACGGCGACGGTACGCTCCGGCAGGCGGAAATCACCGACGCCGACGGTGAAACCAATCTGCTGCGCTTCGACGACACCGGCACGCCGCTGGGCGCCTGA